A single genomic interval of Anopheles darlingi chromosome X, idAnoDarlMG_H_01, whole genome shotgun sequence harbors:
- the LOC125951181 gene encoding uncharacterized protein LOC125951181, whose amino-acid sequence MAAVASTSGASQAQATLYCLLLLELLQLVIPEPLLLLQQQHAWTHTLDETEERLVAIGQRFLSDRTDTRLLVFLQFPSDATVAGDMLTLTLRSLAVGRPSLVLREDAAPAATLATILAAKWLPGSTADGAEVALIVLLSDTDLPDRSLLRPLLQAFPVTQKLLLVGEPAPGCPGEAADLTLTAAGKLLEEMWRSERIIRLATLWYRACPGRSTIPALLYDPFQQPVTEGGSWGGVTLVRDAARAPRPLPVDAEWFGWRHLNLHRMPLELYGFEAVMANRRQDLDMLLLRSSTPDSRIRADGYLGELFGADVEALAELAHRMNFRPRVQHEPANFGFRTVYGTYTGVLGRLVTHRDSWMSLNVYFLKDYETRAIHFTAAVYQDSLCVFVKAAGMLPDWLLIFRCFTPVLWLANVASVAVATLCYAAITRLTVVPRPGPGSRWPRTRSAGIMVSAMMNAPIERLDGTTGRQKLLIGLALLWGLTLSGAFQGSLVDVYTTPRSRRNLDTLAELDASGLPIAVSAPALAVDVFGNGEASSSASRTIASLRHRLLLVSSSNSSNSSSSSKGSGWSVVAGQTAALIRKQDFGRLSMKYLGRDGTPRVHRLRECPRSYTLAYLYPRGSPLYAAANQHILHFLQHGLYARWQSDAGHLLALNRALKVARLLRQRTVGTPVAGGRVALGLQHLLLPFLLLAAGHTLAALGLLWEHQRSRRRRRR is encoded by the exons atggcggcggtggctagTACCAGTGGTGCCAGCCAGGCCCAGGCTACCCTGTACTGCTTACTACTCCTTGAGTTGCTGCAGCTAGTGATACCGGAACCGCTTTTGCtgctccaacagcaacacgcGTGGACGCACACACTCGACGAGACCGAGGAGCGTCTGGTGGCGATCGGTCAGCGCTTCCTCAGTGACCGTACCGATACTCGTCTACTCGTCTTCCTGCAGTTCCCGAGTGACGCGACGGTGGCCGGTGACATGCTAACCCTCACGCTACGCTCCCTAGCGGTTGGCCGCCCGTCGTTGGTACTGCGCGAGGATGCGGCACCAGCCGCAACGTTGGCCACCATCTTGGCCGCCAAATGGCTGCCCGGTTCCACGGCGGACGGGGCGGAGGTGGCGCTGATCGTACTGCTATCGGACACGGACCTGCCGGACCGCTCGCTCCTCCGTCCCCTTCTGCAGGCATTCCCGGTCAcccagaagctgctgctcgtcggtgaGCCGGCCCCGGGTTGCCCCGGGGAGGCGGCTGACCTGACCTTGACAGCCGCCGGAAAGCTGCTCGAGGAGATGTGGCGCTCGGAGCGCATCATTCGGCTGGCCACGCTCTGGTACCGGGCATGCCCGGGCCGGTCCACCATCCCAGCACTCCTGTACGATCCCTTCCAGCAGCCCGTGACCGAGGGCGGTAGCTGGGGTGGGGTGACGCTGGTGCGGGATGCCGCTAGAGCGCCGCGGCCCCTACCGGTCGATGCGGAGTGGTTCGGCTGGCGTCACCTGAACCTCCACCGGATGCCGCTCGAGCTGTATGGGTTCGAGGCGGTAATGGCTAACCGGCGCCAGGATCTCGACATGCTACTCCTCCGCTCCTCCACCCCGGACAGCAGGATCCGGGCCGATGGCTATCTGGGCGAATTGTTCGGTGCGGACGTCGAGGCACTCGCCGAACTGGCCCACCGGATGAACTTCCGGCCCCGGGTCCAGCACGAGCCGGCCAACTTTGGCTTCCGGACTGTCTACGGTACGTACACCGGTGTGCTCGGCCGTCTCGTGACGCACCGGGACTCGTGGATGTCACTCAACGTCTACTTCCTCAAGGATTACGAGACGCGCGCGATCCACTTCACGGCGGCCGTCTATCAGGACAGCCTGTGCGTCTTTGTCAAGGCGGCCGGTATG CTCCCGGATTGGTTACTCATCTTCCGGTGCTTTACGCCAGTGCTCTGGCTCGCTAACGTCGCTTCGGTCGCGGTCGCAACCCTCTGCTACGCGGCCATTACCCGGCTAACGGTGGTGCCTCGCCCTGGTCCGGGTAGCCGCTGGCCAAGGACAAGGTCGGCTGGGATAATGGTGAGCGCGATGATGAATGCACCGATCGAGCGGCTGGACGGAACGACCGGGCGGCAGAAGCTGCTCATCGGTCTCGCTCTCCTCTGGGGTCTCACGCTGTCCGGAGCCTTCCAG GGCTCCCTGGTGGACGTCTACACGACGCCTCGGTCGCGCCGTAACCTCGACACGCTCGCCGAGCTGGACGCGAGCGGACTGCCGATCGCCGTCAGCGCGCCCGCCCTCGCCGTGGACGTGTTCGGCAATGGGgaagcatcgtcgtcggcgtcccGGACGATCGCTAGCCTGCGCCATCGGCTCCTCCTGgtgtccagcagcaacagcagcaacagcagcagcagcagcaagggtagcggctggtcggtggtggccggtcaGACCGCTGCCCTCATTCGCAAGCAGGACTTTGGGCGCCTATCGATGAAGTATCttggacgggacgggacaccGCGCGTGCACCGGTTGCGCGAGTGTCCCCGCAGCTACACCCTTGCCTACCTCTACCCGCGCGGATCACCCCTGTACGCGGCCGCCAACCAGCACATCCTGCACTTCCTCCAGCACGGTCTGTACGCCCGCTGGCAGTCCGATGCCGGCCACCTGCTTGCTCTCAACCGGGCGCTCAAGGTTGCTCGGTTGCTTCGCCAGCGGACGGTCGGGACGCCGGTGGCCGGCGGACGCGTCGCTCTCGGGCTCCAGCATCTACTGCTaccgtttctgctgctggcagccgGCCACACCCTCGCCGCTCTCGGGCTCCTCTGGGAGCATCAACGatcacgacggcgacgacgacgatga
- the LOC125959763 gene encoding inaD-like protein codes for MGSALRTFCCRHPDKTLVPWSAATDGAHQQQEQQQQQQQQRQQPSSSSEKYREAPIDGSILQATTPTRIAHAVTTAAMFEIVMRKQHNTLGFTIRKEDESPLGYYIRSIKCEPALSDGRLRVGDRLHSVNGIPLAPLPYEQAILFIRSVTETVRLQLYRGPPPPVLATCCGPPHRTATIDHRRRLRRLRKQRSASLSESVNQPPRSGDIAATPTRLVRSNTEQNLAVTTTAENGEKEKEKEGEEEQPLPTRLPSDERLLVVRPAALPSASAVLLPLLPSGDVGYEIITVELHKGWNSRYGFSLRTEPDPMRTVISEIHSGSLASRDGRLRVGDVLLMINDEPLGTRSTAELIELLRILSGATIITVLRLHPSLLPPSTVTLVPLVQEQQQQPAGLCSLSYLHESDAREVWASSSR; via the exons ATGGGCTCGGCGCTCCGGACCTTCTGTTGCCGGCACCCGGACAAAACGCTCGTGCCGTGGAGTGCGGCGACCGACGGtgcgcatcagcagcaggagcagcagcagcagcagcagcagcagcgacagcagcccAGCTCCTCCTCTGAGAAGTACCGCGAGGCACCGATCGACGGCAGCATTCTGCAGGCCACGACGCCGACGCGCATAGCTCACGCCgtaaccaccgccgccatgtTTGAGATCGTGATGCggaagcagcacaacacactcGGCTTCACGATAAGGAAGGAGGACGAGTCGCCCCTCGGTTACTACATCCGGTCGATCAAGTGTGAGCCGGCGTTGAGCGATGGCCGGCTGCGGGTCGGCGATCGGCTCCACTCGGTCAATGGTATCCCGCTGGCGCCCCTCCCGTACGAACAGGCGATCCTCTTCATTCGTAGCGTCACCGAAACGGTCCGGTTACAGCTGTACCGTGGGCCACCCCCGCCCGTACTGGCGACCTGCTGCGGACCTCCGCACCGGACggccaccatcgaccatcggcgCCGGTTACGCCGACTCCGGAAGCAGCGCAGCGCGAGCCTCAGCGAGTCCGTTAATCAGCCACCGCGATCGGGCGACATCGCTGCGACACCGACACGACTCGTGCGCTCCAACACCGAGCAGAATTTGGCCGTCACAACAACGGCGGAGaacggagagaaggagaaggagaaggagggggaggaggagcagccaCTACCAACGCGGCTACCGAGTGATGAGCGACTGCTCGTGGTCCGTCCCGCCGCTCTGCCCTCGGcgtctgctgtgctgctgccgctgctaccgtCCGGTGACGTCGGCTATGAG ATTATCACCGTGGAGCTGCACAAGGGTTGGAACAGCCGGTACGGTTTCAGTCTGCGGACCGAGCCCGATCCGATGCGAACGGTCATCAGTGAGATCCATTCGGGCAGCCTCGCGTCTCGGGATGGCCGGTTGCGTGTCGGCGATGTACTGCTCATG ATTAACGATGAACCTCTGGGCACGAGAAGTACGGCGGAgctgatcgagctgctgcgtATCCTGTCCGGTGCGACTATCATCACGGTACTGCGCCTtcacccttcccttcttccaccTTCGACTGTCACGCTGGTGCCCCTagtgcaggagcagcagcagcagccagcgggaCTTTGCTCCCTGAGCTACCTGCACGAAAGTGATGCACGGGAGGTTTGGGCTTCCTCTAGCAGGTAA
- the LOC125959757 gene encoding phenoloxidase-activating factor 2-like, which translates to MPPNKQNMATSSRWFRSAVRDPWLVVTLYTIALLVPVAIAQLDGSFWWMNGNLLKQAEALRETKDVKAVVVSKDSPFEEVRVGGNSLTDGGDAPDCICVPLGRCRTGLATQDDVTVRDGLCGANSVCCRRNQIIPLNVTATSTTTTTTTTGATTVYEPADRLIFDSQPPSSATTPKVVATNVGQATPEFDPGLLLELSALLLNHSGGLPEPLEPLDGNSVEPAVVNAPKEPTCGVRHRQALSSRVFFQDDDDADDSGATVELTGPAHGMANFGEFPWTVALYQLIRNGSFVYHCGAALLDVRTLITAAHCVSNNRLHPSRYVVHAGDWDRRHTQERLPHQERTVSRIIVHPNYYSGALFNDLALLLLDRPFDGIPANIQPVCLPTEQTADSTDLHDCLVTGWGGTPNSRSVQPILHYTMMPLVERETCETALRQHAPSLGRRFQLHPSAICAGGNSSSTKLQADTCEGSGGSPLVCADRRHGRYVVVGLVSWGIGCGDGIPAVLTNVAALSNWIRAQWSPVQ; encoded by the exons ATGCcgccaaacaaacagaacatgGCCACGAGCAGCAGATGGTTCCGGAGCGCCGTGCGTGACCCGTGGTTGGTAGTGACGCTGTACACCATTGCACTCTTGGTGCCAGTGGCCATTGCCCAGCTCGATGGTAGCTTCTGGTGGATGAACGGCAACCTGCTGAAGCAGGCGGAAGCGCTACGCGAAACGAAGGACGTCAAGGCGGTGGTAGTCTCTAAG GATTCACCGTTTGAAGAGGTGCGCGTCGGTGGCAACTCGCTGACTGACGGCGGTGACGCACCGGATTGCATCTGCGTACCGCTCGGTCGCTGCCGTACCGGGCTCGCTACACAGGATGACGTAACAGTGAG GGATGGATTGTGCGGTGCCAACAGTGTGTGCTGCCGCCGGAACCAGATTATACCGCTGAACGTGACCGCcacgtcaacaacaacaacaacaacaacgacagggGCGACGACGGTGTACGAGCCTGCGGATCGACTCATTTTCGACAGTCAACCACCGTCATCAGCAACCACACCCAAGGTCGTTGCCACCAATGTAGGGCAGGCCACACCCGAGTTCGAtccagggctgctgctggagctgtcAGCCCTGCTGCTGAACCACAGCGGTGGCCTCCCGGAACCACTGGAACCACTCGATGGTAACAGCGTGGAACCGGCCGTCGTGAACGCCCCGAAGGAACCGACATGTGGCGTCCGTCACCGGCAAGCCCTCTCTAGCCGGGTGTTCTTccaggatgacgacgatgcagACGATAGCGGTGCCACGGTCGAATTGACTGGACCGGCCCACGGAATGGCCAATTTCGGTGAGTTCCCGTGGACCGTCGCCCTCTACCAGCTCATCCGGAACGGTTCGTTCGTGTACCACTGCGGAGCAGCCCTGTTGGACGTTCGGACCCTCATCACGGCCGCTCACTGCGTCTCGAA TAATCGGTTGCATCCGAGTCGGTATGTGGTACATGCCGGAGACTGGGATCGGCGCCACACGCAGGAACGGCTACCACACCAGGAGCGCACCGTCAGCCGTATCATCGTGCACCCTAACTACTACTCCGGGGCGCTCTTCAACGATctggcgctgttgctgctggaccgACCGTTCGATGGCATACCGGCCAACATCCAACCGGTCTGTTTGCCGACCGAACAAACCGCTGACTCCACCGACCTGCACGATTGTCTCGTCACCGGCTGGGGCGGTACACCAAACAGTCGCTCCGTGCAGCCCATCTTGCACTACACCATGATGCCACTGGTAGAACGAGAAACGTGCGAGACCGCACTTCGCCAGCATGCGCCCTcgctcggtcgtcggttccaGCTGCACCCGAGCGCGATCTGTGCCGGTGgcaatagtagcagcaccaaATTGCAGGCCGACACATGCGAGGGATCCGGTGGTAGCCCGTTGGTTTGCGCTGATCGTCGCCACGGAcgctacgtcgtcgtcgggctcGTCTCGTGGGGAATTGGCTGCGGGGATGGTATACCGGCCGTCCTCACCAACGTAGCCGCGCTCAGCAACTGGATCCGGGCACAGTGGAGTCCGGTGCAATAG
- the LOC125959781 gene encoding NECAP-like protein CG9132 encodes MASETGEYESVVLVKQEVFVYKIPPRQSNRSYRAADWNLTEPIWTGRLRMVSKGRSLCVKLEDKTSGSLFANCPIESYPGVAIEAVSDSSRYFVLRIQDDNGRTAFIGLGFGDRSDSFDLNVALQDHFKWVKNEEKIEKEKVEPKQQLDLGFKEGETIKINMKITKKDGSEVSSRLNNKKAASGGLLPPPPGGNKINSGTPGSTSSPSHQPSATLNAGAAAATGGAQTEWGEFTSAGVQSGTGDPAATATTPSKTNANWVQF; translated from the exons ATGGCGAGTGAAACGGGCGAGTACGAgagtgtggtgctggtgaagcagGAGGTGTTCGTGTACAAGATACCGCCAAGGCAGAGCAATCGCAGCTACCGAGCCGCCGACTGGAACCTCACCGAACCTATCTGGACCGGCCGATTACGGATGGTGTCGAAGGGGCGGTCGCTGTGTGTGAAGCTTGAGGACAAGACGTCCGGTTCGCTGTTCGCCAACTGTCCCATCGAGAGCTACCCGGGCGTTGCCATCGAGGCTGTGTCGGACAGCTCGCGGTATTTCGTGCTACGTATCCAGGACGACAATGGGCGGACCGCGTTCATTGGGCTCGGCTTCGGTGATCGATCCGACTCGTTCGACCTAAACGTCGCCCTGCAAGATCACTTCAAGTGGGTAAAGAACGAGGAGAagatcgagaaggagaaggtcgaaccgaagcagcagctcgatctcGGCTTTAAGGAGGGTGAAACGATCAAGATCAACATGAAGATCACG AAAAAGGACGGTTCGGAAGTGTCTTCGCGGCTGAACAATAAGAAGGCGGCGTCGGGTGGCTTGCTGCCACCACCCCCTGGTGGTAACAAAATCAATTCGGGCACGCCAGGTAGCACCAGCTCGCCTTCTCATCAACCCTCGGCTACGTTAAACGCTggcgctgccgccgccactggTGGGGCTCAGACGGAATGGGGCGAGTTCACTTCGGCCGG TGTGCAGAGTGGCACCGGCGACCCGGCAGCAACGGCTACCACTCCTAGCAAAACCAACGCGAACTGGGTGCAGTTCTAA
- the LOC125959729 gene encoding uncharacterized protein LOC125959729 isoform X2 produces the protein MSLPYSQQSQQSQQHGGIRSGIASGPNPISRSRTVEPSAMHIQKILDENAGLIQTIQELQYVGKGPESMSYQVALHRNLVYLANLADPMQNIQTLLPPPHILQHSTMHGNTGVGGPPAHDSSMMGQGPGVGGMPNYGQTAGGGGMAGQQQQQQQQQQQQQQQQPVNQSLTNNGTGGQGVPGQHGAHVPPQSSVQGVGMQAQTAQQQSHGQLQQQQQQPPNVQTSQNAVTQHNQSQGAMMAQSGPHVGQAGGQAGNYRSGGPMQPVMTGAGGQPQQPNANQQAVGAGSGGVRGPPGSQQQQQQQQQQQQQQQQQQQQQQQQQQQQQQQQQQQQPASQPLPPQTGGYSQRSQHGSYNVQHSHYPGYPPPNQPYQTQSGYTPYGPPNQVQGYGPPNTNASQSYHHGGVVPSVATNASGQGPPQSSPYPTVAAGQHPGQVPPGGPQQTGYQQQVPQGGPNVGYGPPGQPPVQYPPQGGPGGPPPPPHGYPGYASPGPNAYGQPPGPQGPLPPQTQSGGYPSAGQSPGYPLPQPQYPASYATTQAPHGGPQNAGSISTNAGGVNPNTVGSGAAAQVQGPGVAGGYGAQQQQQQQQQQQQQQQQQVGASASAQTSAASGTSSPVTMSPTTSSGYMVTPTANASGGAASASGAPQSTGYNSSASVGGYPQQQQQQQQQQQSTVSGPGGGPQQQQQQQQQQQQQQQQQPPPGPPGPAGYPQHTPYHQQTGYSPIPPPQGQYSPAQAGYPQYPQRPPSTQMPPPGPQGPGMPQSAYGYVYGQPPQ, from the exons ATGTCTTTGCCATACTCGCAGCAG tcgcagcagtcgcagcagcacgGTGGTATCCGGAGTGGTATAGCGTCCGGACCAAATCCCATTTCGCGGTCGAGAACGGTCGAACCGAGCGCGATGCACATCCAAAAGATCCTGGACGAGAACGCCGGTCTTATCCAGACGATCCAGGAACTGCAGTACGTGGGCAAGGGCCCGGAAAGCATGTCCTATCAGGTGGCCCTGCACCGAAATCTAGTGTACCTGGCCAACTTGGCTGATCCaatgcaaaacattcaaacgcTCCTACCG CCTCCACACATACTGCAGCACTCGACGATGCATGGGAATACCGGAGTCGGCGGTCCTCCGGCGCATGATAGCAGCATGATGGGGCAAGGACCCGGCGTGGGCGGAATGCCGAACTATGGTCAGACGGCCGGCGGAGGCGGAATGGCtgggcagcaacaacagcagcagcagcaacagcagcaacaacaacagcagcagcccgtcaATCAATCGCTGACTAACAATGGTACCGGTGGCCAGGGAGTACCGGGACAACATGGTGCACACGTGCCACCGCAGTCATCGGTTCAGGGCGTCGGTATGCAGGCGCAAACCGCACAACAGCAATCCCACggacagctgcagcagcagcaacaacagccaccgAACGTGCAAACAAGCCAGAATGCGGTTACTCAGCATAACCAATCGCAGGGTGCGATGATGGCACAGTCCGGACCACACGTCGGTCAAGCAGGAGGTCAGGCAGGCAACTACCGCTCAGGAGGCCCAATGCAACCGGTTatgaccggtgccggtggacagCCCCAGCAACCGAATGCTAATCAACAGGCCGTAGGTGCAGGCAGCGGTGGCGTCCGTGGACCACCCGgttcacaacaacagcagcagcagcaacagcagcaacaacaacaacaacaacagcagcaacagcaacaacagcagcaacagcaacagcagcagcaacaacagcagcagcagcaaccggcgagTCAACCGCTACCACCACAAACTGGTGGCTACTCGCAGCGATCGCAGCACGGCTCTTACAACGTACAGCACTCGCACTACCCGGGGTACCCACCCCCGAACCAGCCATATCAAACGCAGAGCGGCTACACGCCGTACGGACCACCGAACCAGGTGCAGGGCTATGGACCACCGAACACGAATGCGTCACAGAGCTATCATCACGGTGGAGTCGTGCCCTCTGTCGCTACCAATGCGTCTGGGCAAGGTCCTCCCCAGAGCTCACCGTATCCGACGGTGGCTGCTGGTCAGCATCCGGGCCAGGTACCGCCTGGTGGGCCCCAGCAGACCgggtaccagcagcaggtgccaCAGGGAGGACCGAATGTTGGCTACGGCCCTCCGGGACAGCCCCCTGTTCAATATCCTCCGCAGGGTGGACCGGGTGGgccgcctccaccaccgcacgGCTACCCTGGCTACGCTAGCCCTGGACCGAACGCGTACGGACAACCACCCGGACCTCAGGGTCCGCTGCCACCTCAGACACAGTCTGGTGGCTATCCGAGCGCGGGTCAGTCTCCAGGCTATCCGCTGCCACAACCGCAGTACCCAGCTAGTTACGCCACTACGCAAGCACCCCACGGCGGGCCACAGAATGCTGGTAGCATCTCTAccaatgctggtggtgttaACCCAAATACCGTCGGAAGCGGTGCCGCAGCCCAAGTTCAAGGACCCGGTGTGGCCGGAGGCTatggagcgcagcagcagcaacaacaacaacagcagcaacagcaacagcagcagcaacaggtcgGTGCTTCAGCCAGTGCTCAAACGTCGGCCGCCAGTGGAACCTCTTCACCTGTGACGATGTCTCCGACTACCTCGTCAGGCTATATGGTAACACCGACAGCCAACGCATCCGGTGGTGCGGCCTCGGCTTCTGGCGCTCCTCAATCAACCGGTTACAACTCCTCTGCAAGCGTCGGAGGCTacccgcagcaacagcaacaacaacagcaacaacagcaatcgacAGTCAGCGGCCCTGGGGGAGgtccacagcaacaacagcaacagcagcaacaacaacagcagcagcagcagcagcaaccgccaccCGGTCCACCCGGTCCGGCTGGCTATCCACAGCACACGCCGTATCATCAACAGACCGGCTACTcgccaataccaccaccacaaggtCAGTACTCACCGGCGCAGGCCGGATATCCGCAGTATCCTCAGCGTCCGCCAAGCACGCAGATGCCGCCACCCGGCCCACAAGGACCTGGTATGCCGCAGAGCGCCTATGGCTATGTTTACGGACAGCCACCGCAGTAA
- the LOC125959729 gene encoding uncharacterized protein LOC125959729 isoform X1 translates to MSLPYSQQSQQSQQHGGIRSGIASGPNPISRSRTVEPSAMHIQKILDENAGLIQTIQELQYVGKGPESMSYQVALHRNLVYLANLADPMQNIQTLLPPPHILQHSTMHGNTGVGGPPAHDSSMMGQGPGVGGMPNYGQTAGGGGMAGQQQQQQQQQQQQQQQQPVNQSLTNNGTGGQGVPGQHGAHVPPQSSVQGVGMQAQTAQQQSHGQLQQQQQQPPNVQTSQNAVTQHNQSQGAMMAQSGPHVGQAGGQAGNYRSGGPMQPVMTGAGGQPQQPNANQQAVGAGSGGVRGPPGSQQQQQQQQQQQQQQQQQQQQQQQQQQQQQQQQQQQQPASQPLPPQTGGYSQRSQHGSYNVQHSHYPGYPPPNQPYQTQSGYTPYGPPNQVQGYGPPNTNASQSYHHGGVVPSVATNASGQGPPQSSPYPTVAAGQHPGQVPPGGPQQTGYQQQVPQGGPNVGYGPPGQPPVQYPPQGGPGGPPPPPHGYPGYASPGPNAYGQPPGPQGPLPPQTQSGGYPSAGQSPGYPLPQPQYPASYATTQAPHGGPQNAGSISTNAGGVNPNTVGSGAAAQVQGPGVAGGYGAQQQQQQQQQQQQQQQQQVGASASAQTSAASGTSSPVTMSPTTSSGYMVTPTANASGGAASASGAPQSTGYNSSASVGGYPQQQQQQQQQQQSTVSGPGGGPQQQQQQQQQQQQQQQQQPPPGPPGPAGYPQHTPYHQQTGYSPIPPPQALRNLSGFFIKGFSNPSILGSAIAICWIMIDRLRYIGSLARTLIANPDACVVLYGARSGKKGSHIFGPLLPSPPPKDTCVVCRWQRLENWRPMFRSAHR, encoded by the exons ATGTCTTTGCCATACTCGCAGCAG tcgcagcagtcgcagcagcacgGTGGTATCCGGAGTGGTATAGCGTCCGGACCAAATCCCATTTCGCGGTCGAGAACGGTCGAACCGAGCGCGATGCACATCCAAAAGATCCTGGACGAGAACGCCGGTCTTATCCAGACGATCCAGGAACTGCAGTACGTGGGCAAGGGCCCGGAAAGCATGTCCTATCAGGTGGCCCTGCACCGAAATCTAGTGTACCTGGCCAACTTGGCTGATCCaatgcaaaacattcaaacgcTCCTACCG CCTCCACACATACTGCAGCACTCGACGATGCATGGGAATACCGGAGTCGGCGGTCCTCCGGCGCATGATAGCAGCATGATGGGGCAAGGACCCGGCGTGGGCGGAATGCCGAACTATGGTCAGACGGCCGGCGGAGGCGGAATGGCtgggcagcaacaacagcagcagcagcaacagcagcaacaacaacagcagcagcccgtcaATCAATCGCTGACTAACAATGGTACCGGTGGCCAGGGAGTACCGGGACAACATGGTGCACACGTGCCACCGCAGTCATCGGTTCAGGGCGTCGGTATGCAGGCGCAAACCGCACAACAGCAATCCCACggacagctgcagcagcagcaacaacagccaccgAACGTGCAAACAAGCCAGAATGCGGTTACTCAGCATAACCAATCGCAGGGTGCGATGATGGCACAGTCCGGACCACACGTCGGTCAAGCAGGAGGTCAGGCAGGCAACTACCGCTCAGGAGGCCCAATGCAACCGGTTatgaccggtgccggtggacagCCCCAGCAACCGAATGCTAATCAACAGGCCGTAGGTGCAGGCAGCGGTGGCGTCCGTGGACCACCCGgttcacaacaacagcagcagcagcaacagcagcaacaacaacaacaacaacagcagcaacagcaacaacagcagcaacagcaacagcagcagcaacaacagcagcagcagcaaccggcgagTCAACCGCTACCACCACAAACTGGTGGCTACTCGCAGCGATCGCAGCACGGCTCTTACAACGTACAGCACTCGCACTACCCGGGGTACCCACCCCCGAACCAGCCATATCAAACGCAGAGCGGCTACACGCCGTACGGACCACCGAACCAGGTGCAGGGCTATGGACCACCGAACACGAATGCGTCACAGAGCTATCATCACGGTGGAGTCGTGCCCTCTGTCGCTACCAATGCGTCTGGGCAAGGTCCTCCCCAGAGCTCACCGTATCCGACGGTGGCTGCTGGTCAGCATCCGGGCCAGGTACCGCCTGGTGGGCCCCAGCAGACCgggtaccagcagcaggtgccaCAGGGAGGACCGAATGTTGGCTACGGCCCTCCGGGACAGCCCCCTGTTCAATATCCTCCGCAGGGTGGACCGGGTGGgccgcctccaccaccgcacgGCTACCCTGGCTACGCTAGCCCTGGACCGAACGCGTACGGACAACCACCCGGACCTCAGGGTCCGCTGCCACCTCAGACACAGTCTGGTGGCTATCCGAGCGCGGGTCAGTCTCCAGGCTATCCGCTGCCACAACCGCAGTACCCAGCTAGTTACGCCACTACGCAAGCACCCCACGGCGGGCCACAGAATGCTGGTAGCATCTCTAccaatgctggtggtgttaACCCAAATACCGTCGGAAGCGGTGCCGCAGCCCAAGTTCAAGGACCCGGTGTGGCCGGAGGCTatggagcgcagcagcagcaacaacaacaacagcagcaacagcaacagcagcagcaacaggtcgGTGCTTCAGCCAGTGCTCAAACGTCGGCCGCCAGTGGAACCTCTTCACCTGTGACGATGTCTCCGACTACCTCGTCAGGCTATATGGTAACACCGACAGCCAACGCATCCGGTGGTGCGGCCTCGGCTTCTGGCGCTCCTCAATCAACCGGTTACAACTCCTCTGCAAGCGTCGGAGGCTacccgcagcaacagcaacaacaacagcaacaacagcaatcgacAGTCAGCGGCCCTGGGGGAGgtccacagcaacaacagcaacagcagcaacaacaacagcagcagcagcagcagcaaccgccaccCGGTCCACCCGGTCCGGCTGGCTATCCACAGCACACGCCGTATCATCAACAGACCGGCTACTcgccaataccaccaccacaag CTTTGCGTAATTTGTCCGGTTTTTTCATCAAGGGTTTCTCAAACCCCTCAATACTTGGCTCTGCCATTGCCATCTGCTGGATAATGATCGATAGGTTGCGGTACattggctcgctcgctcgaacgcTGATCGCGAACCCTGACGCTTGTGTGGTCCTTTATGGGGCGAGAAGCGGGAAAAAGGGTTCACACATATTTGGCCCACTCTtaccctcccctcctcctaaGGACACATGCGTCGTGTGTCGGTGGCAGCGCTTGGAGAACTGGCGACCTATGTTTCGTTCGGCGCATCGTTAA